The following proteins come from a genomic window of Halomicroarcula saliterrae:
- the argH gene encoding argininosuccinate lyase: MSEEHDADQREASDEQTAVRRDRFSGGPARSFLSSLADDERIFAADLAVDRAHVVMLVEQGIIEADTAGEILAALDDIETAGHGALPDGEDVHEAIESAVIDRVGQSGGKMHTARSRNDEVAACIRYRLRSDVLELVGTLVGAREQLLDAAREQTGTVMPGYTHLQPAQPTTVAHWLLSYEQALQRDTARLLDAYGRINQNPLGAAAFAGTPFDVDRERTAELLGFDGGHASAASVASSDRWSDGVAENSMDASATRDFLVEVTSAVATLATTLSQLAEDVVVMASKGHVELDDDYASTSSIMPQKKNPDTLELVRGRTGDATAGLNGLLTNLKGQPRAYNRDLQRAGRHAWDAIDSVTDSVAVAAGAVSTAEWPAERLESAATEGFATATGVADLLAMAGVPFRTAHEVVAAAAAELDPDEDAPDFDALSAVAEDALGAPLAEYVDRAAVQRALDPAESVAMRDSRGGPAPDAVADQLAAADDVLASHSEQLDAAETAVSRARDRLQTEVDSYV; encoded by the coding sequence ATGAGCGAGGAGCACGACGCCGACCAGCGGGAGGCCTCGGACGAACAGACAGCCGTCCGCCGCGACCGCTTCAGCGGCGGGCCCGCCCGCTCGTTTCTCTCCTCGCTCGCCGACGACGAGCGCATCTTCGCGGCGGACCTCGCCGTCGACCGCGCCCACGTCGTGATGCTGGTCGAGCAGGGCATCATCGAGGCCGACACCGCCGGCGAGATTCTGGCGGCCCTCGACGACATCGAGACGGCGGGCCACGGAGCGCTTCCGGACGGTGAAGACGTCCACGAGGCCATCGAGAGCGCGGTCATCGACCGCGTCGGCCAGTCGGGTGGGAAGATGCACACCGCCCGCTCGCGAAACGACGAAGTGGCCGCCTGCATCCGCTACCGCCTGCGCTCGGACGTGCTCGAACTCGTCGGGACACTCGTGGGGGCCCGCGAGCAGCTACTCGACGCGGCCCGCGAGCAGACCGGGACGGTGATGCCGGGCTACACGCATCTCCAACCCGCCCAGCCGACGACGGTCGCTCACTGGCTCCTGTCCTACGAGCAGGCGCTCCAGCGGGACACGGCGCGGTTGCTCGACGCCTACGGGCGCATCAATCAGAACCCGCTCGGTGCGGCGGCGTTCGCCGGTACCCCCTTCGACGTGGACCGCGAGCGCACGGCCGAGCTACTCGGCTTCGACGGCGGTCACGCGAGCGCCGCGAGCGTGGCCTCGTCGGACCGCTGGTCCGACGGTGTGGCGGAGAACTCGATGGACGCCTCGGCGACGCGTGATTTCCTCGTCGAGGTGACCAGCGCCGTCGCGACGCTGGCGACGACGCTCTCGCAACTCGCCGAAGACGTGGTGGTGATGGCCAGCAAGGGCCACGTCGAACTCGACGACGACTACGCTTCGACCAGTTCCATCATGCCACAGAAGAAGAACCCCGACACGCTGGAGCTGGTCCGCGGGCGCACGGGCGACGCCACCGCGGGGCTGAACGGCCTGCTGACGAACCTCAAGGGCCAGCCCCGCGCGTACAACCGCGACCTGCAGCGCGCGGGCCGGCACGCCTGGGACGCTATCGACAGCGTCACCGACAGCGTGGCCGTGGCCGCCGGCGCCGTCTCGACGGCGGAGTGGCCGGCCGAGCGGCTGGAATCGGCCGCCACCGAGGGCTTTGCGACCGCGACCGGCGTCGCCGACCTGCTGGCGATGGCGGGCGTCCCGTTCCGGACGGCCCACGAGGTCGTCGCGGCGGCGGCCGCCGAACTCGACCCGGACGAGGACGCGCCCGACTTCGACGCGCTCTCGGCGGTCGCCGAAGACGCGCTGGGCGCTCCGCTCGCCGAGTACGTCGACCGGGCGGCCGTCCAGCGCGCGCTCGACCCCGCCGAGAGCGTCGCGATGCGTGACTCCCGCGGCGGCCCCGCACCCGACGCCGTGGCCGACCAGCTCGCGGCTGCCGACGACGTGTTGGCGAGCCACAGCGAGCAGCTCGACGCGGCCGAGACGGCCGTCTCCCGCGCGCGGGACCGTCTGCAGACGGAGGTCGATAGCTATGTGT
- a CDS encoding argininosuccinate synthase has product MTDGNGTVALAFSGGLDTTVCVSLLKEEYGYDEVIGVTVDVGQPDYEFEEAEETAEALGVEQYVVDAREEFADLCLTAVKANADYQGYPLGTALARPVIAKAILSVAEEEGCDGIAHGCTGKGNDQLRFEAIWRDSDLEVIAPVRELGLTREWENEYAREKGLPVEGGDGGRYSIDTNLWSRSIEGSELEDPSTIPADDIYKWTDNPSDKPAELVEVTFEDGEPVELDGDDLESVALIEQLNEQAGSHGIGRTDMMEDRMLGLKVRENYEHPAATVLLTAHEALEGLVLTKEERSFKAQIDQQWSQKAYEGLIDAPFVSALEAFIDDTNERVTGTVTVKLEGGHCRPVSRESDYAVYSESAASFDEETITGGITQQDATGVAKYHGFQSRLANDILEDAKKGTATPDGGSEADHDSEE; this is encoded by the coding sequence ATGACAGACGGAAACGGCACCGTCGCGCTCGCCTTCTCGGGCGGGCTCGACACGACGGTCTGTGTATCGCTGCTGAAAGAGGAGTACGGCTACGACGAGGTCATCGGCGTCACGGTCGACGTCGGCCAGCCCGACTACGAGTTCGAGGAGGCCGAAGAGACGGCCGAAGCGCTCGGCGTCGAGCAGTACGTCGTCGACGCCCGCGAGGAGTTCGCCGACCTCTGTCTCACGGCCGTCAAGGCGAACGCCGACTATCAGGGCTACCCGCTCGGCACCGCGCTGGCCCGCCCGGTCATCGCGAAGGCCATCCTCTCGGTGGCCGAGGAAGAGGGCTGTGACGGTATCGCTCACGGCTGTACCGGCAAGGGCAACGACCAGCTGCGCTTCGAGGCCATCTGGCGCGACTCCGACCTCGAGGTCATCGCCCCGGTGCGCGAACTGGGCCTGACCCGCGAGTGGGAAAACGAGTACGCCCGCGAGAAGGGTCTCCCCGTCGAGGGCGGCGACGGCGGTCGCTACTCCATCGACACGAACCTCTGGAGCCGCTCCATCGAGGGCTCCGAGCTCGAAGACCCCAGCACGATTCCGGCCGACGACATCTACAAGTGGACCGACAACCCCTCGGACAAGCCCGCCGAACTCGTCGAGGTCACCTTCGAGGACGGCGAACCGGTCGAACTGGACGGCGACGACCTGGAATCGGTCGCGCTCATCGAACAGCTCAACGAGCAGGCCGGCTCCCACGGCATCGGCCGCACGGACATGATGGAAGACCGCATGCTCGGGCTCAAGGTCCGCGAGAACTACGAACACCCCGCGGCGACCGTGCTGCTGACGGCCCACGAGGCCCTCGAAGGGCTCGTCCTCACGAAGGAAGAGCGCTCGTTCAAGGCCCAGATCGACCAGCAGTGGTCCCAGAAGGCCTACGAGGGGCTCATCGACGCCCCGTTCGTGAGCGCGCTGGAGGCGTTCATCGACGACACCAACGAGCGCGTCACCGGTACCGTCACGGTGAAACTGGAAGGCGGCCACTGCCGCCCGGTCTCGCGCGAGTCCGACTACGCCGTCTACAGCGAGTCGGCCGCCTCCTTCGACGAGGAGACCATCACCGGCGGCATCACCCAGCAAGACGCCACCGGCGTCGCGAAGTACCACGGCTTCCAGTCCCGCCTGGCGAACGATATCCTCGAAGACGCCAAGAAGGGCACTGCAACGCCTGATGGCGGTAGCGAGGCCGACCACGACTCGGAGGAGTAA
- a CDS encoding DUF7345 domain-containing protein translates to MQARHALATTALLGALLVGVAVAPAGAAQTADPPGSSFTVVLAANGDAQVTLVSTFDLDDESEAAAFDDLRTNQTARDAFSDRYTDDWRTVANNTEARTGREMAVTNSSLALSRTESTGVATYSVTWEGLAAAGDGMLTLHEPFASNYTTDREFVVVLPEGYTLESVSPGPTNTADGELVYQSGSNLDGLSIVATASTAANGTATPSSTPTSVATTGGSGPGVGAVGALAAVFAVALLARRRE, encoded by the coding sequence ATGCAGGCGAGACACGCACTCGCGACGACTGCGTTGCTCGGTGCCCTGCTGGTCGGCGTGGCCGTCGCGCCCGCCGGGGCGGCCCAGACGGCCGACCCGCCCGGGTCGTCGTTCACCGTCGTCCTCGCCGCTAACGGTGACGCGCAGGTGACGCTCGTCTCGACGTTCGACCTGGACGACGAGAGCGAGGCGGCCGCCTTCGACGACCTCCGGACGAACCAGACGGCCCGCGACGCCTTTTCGGACCGGTACACCGACGACTGGCGCACCGTCGCCAACAACACGGAGGCCCGGACCGGCCGCGAGATGGCCGTGACGAACAGTTCGCTCGCGCTCTCACGGACGGAGTCGACGGGCGTCGCGACCTACTCCGTCACCTGGGAAGGGCTCGCGGCGGCCGGGGACGGCATGCTGACGCTACACGAGCCCTTCGCCAGCAACTACACGACCGACCGGGAGTTCGTCGTCGTGTTGCCGGAGGGGTACACGCTGGAGAGCGTGTCGCCGGGGCCGACGAACACGGCAGACGGTGAGCTCGTCTATCAGTCCGGCTCGAACCTCGACGGCCTCAGTATCGTCGCCACCGCCAGTACGGCGGCGAACGGCACGGCGACGCCGAGTTCCACGCCGACCTCGGTGGCGACCACCGGCGGGAGCGGTCCCGGTGTCGGCGCTGTCGGCGCACTCGCGGCGGTGTTCGCGGTCGCACTGCTCGCTCGACGGCGCGAGTGA
- a CDS encoding helix-turn-helix transcriptional regulator, producing the protein MRRPNAVLTVAILLATVAPAAATAGGLAQQSVDADVVVLTADIAQSGDAAWTVDYRVRLTDENETRAFEGLRTDIRGNESTYTDAFHERMNRTARAGENATGRPMAIQNVTVATTQESFGQSYGVVTYRFRWTNFAVGNDTYIEAGDALSGLYLDRNTSLTLQWPGGYRSQTVTPSPDEATDSSVTWRGRQSFGADEPRVVASAGRPLGDDVVERSPLPGVLGLILVSVAVTAAGYGAYRYVLADDDAGDGGGDSAAASPDDTPADGAGASDDTPPADLLSNEEQVLKLLRAEGGRVKQQALASELDWTAAKTSQVIGGLRDDGELETFRIGRENVVTLPETDLSDADDE; encoded by the coding sequence ATGCGACGCCCGAACGCAGTCCTGACAGTTGCCATACTGCTGGCGACGGTGGCTCCGGCTGCGGCCACGGCCGGTGGCCTCGCCCAGCAGTCCGTCGACGCCGACGTGGTCGTGCTGACCGCCGACATCGCTCAGAGCGGCGACGCCGCCTGGACGGTCGACTACCGCGTCCGCCTGACCGACGAGAACGAGACGCGAGCGTTCGAGGGGCTCCGAACCGACATCAGGGGGAACGAGTCGACATACACCGACGCGTTCCACGAGCGGATGAACCGGACCGCCCGGGCCGGGGAGAACGCCACCGGCCGGCCGATGGCCATCCAGAACGTCACCGTCGCAACCACACAGGAGAGTTTCGGCCAGTCGTACGGTGTCGTCACCTACCGGTTCCGGTGGACGAACTTCGCGGTGGGCAACGACACCTACATCGAAGCCGGAGACGCTCTTTCGGGGCTGTATCTCGACCGCAACACGTCGCTGACGCTGCAGTGGCCCGGCGGCTACCGGAGCCAGACCGTCACCCCATCGCCCGACGAGGCGACCGACAGCTCGGTCACGTGGCGCGGTCGGCAGTCCTTCGGCGCTGACGAGCCCCGCGTCGTCGCCAGCGCGGGCCGTCCCCTCGGTGACGACGTCGTCGAACGCTCACCGCTTCCGGGCGTCCTCGGCCTGATTCTGGTGTCGGTCGCCGTCACCGCCGCCGGGTACGGGGCCTATCGGTACGTCCTCGCCGACGACGACGCGGGGGACGGCGGCGGTGACTCGGCGGCTGCATCGCCCGACGACACGCCGGCCGACGGCGCCGGAGCCAGCGACGACACACCGCCGGCGGACCTGCTCAGTAACGAGGAACAGGTGCTCAAACTCCTGCGGGCGGAAGGCGGTCGCGTCAAGCAACAGGCCCTCGCGTCGGAACTGGACTGGACCGCGGCGAAGACCAGTCAGGTCATCGGCGGCCTCCGGGACGACGGGGAACTGGAGACGTTCCGTATCGGCCGCGAGAACGTGGTCACCCTCCCGGAGACGGACCTGAGCGATGCCGACGACGAATGA
- a CDS encoding DUF7554 family protein — protein sequence MDRGDIDVDTLLKILLVLLVVWIGLEVLEGVLGIFAAVLGPLQPLLGLALVVLIVLYLTGRL from the coding sequence ATGGACCGCGGTGACATCGACGTCGACACGTTACTCAAGATACTGCTCGTCCTCCTCGTCGTCTGGATCGGTCTGGAGGTCCTCGAAGGCGTGCTGGGCATCTTCGCAGCGGTGCTCGGGCCGCTGCAGCCGCTGCTGGGACTCGCGCTCGTCGTCCTCATCGTGCTGTATCTGACCGGACGGCTCTGA
- a CDS encoding 2'-5' RNA ligase family protein — translation MYSLNVSLPSSVTSLAGRLGRELPRARARPRGEHTLVVKRLGSGDHTAYARIEARARDAVRGTAPFEVRLTGVEQFEVAATGPSPVVYLAVESPELRALHERLCEAFDAVEGMEGPDEYVPHVTVARGGDPAAAERLVERDIDPVEWAVEELVFFDAERGQSVSRVSLPA, via the coding sequence GTGTACAGTCTGAACGTCTCGCTCCCGTCGTCGGTCACGTCGCTGGCCGGACGACTGGGCCGAGAGCTTCCGCGAGCACGGGCCCGACCGCGCGGCGAGCACACGCTCGTCGTCAAGCGTCTCGGGAGCGGCGACCACACGGCCTACGCCCGCATCGAGGCGCGGGCCCGGGACGCCGTCCGTGGCACCGCTCCCTTCGAGGTCCGTCTCACGGGCGTCGAGCAGTTCGAGGTCGCCGCCACCGGCCCGTCACCGGTCGTCTATCTGGCCGTCGAGAGCCCCGAGCTGCGGGCGCTGCACGAACGGCTCTGTGAGGCGTTCGACGCCGTCGAGGGGATGGAGGGCCCCGACGAGTACGTCCCACACGTCACTGTCGCCCGCGGCGGCGACCCGGCGGCGGCAGAGCGGCTCGTCGAGCGGGATATCGACCCCGTCGAGTGGGCCGTCGAGGAACTGGTCTTTTTCGACGCCGAACGCGGCCAGTCCGTGAGTCGGGTGTCGCTACCGGCATAG
- a CDS encoding PPC domain-containing DNA-binding protein, whose product MDYRSVETSEEFVCRLDHGADWRAEIESLADDEGIDAAFFYGLGAVEDAEVWFYDQDRQEYDSMVFAEPLEVAACVGNVSWLDDERFAHTHAVLSRPDGEAIAGHLNSATVWAGELYVRAFEQPLERGHDEPTDLDLWEL is encoded by the coding sequence ATGGATTATCGGTCCGTCGAGACATCGGAGGAGTTCGTCTGCCGGCTGGACCACGGCGCGGACTGGCGCGCCGAAATCGAATCGCTGGCCGACGACGAGGGTATCGACGCGGCCTTCTTCTACGGGCTGGGCGCCGTCGAGGACGCGGAGGTGTGGTTCTACGACCAAGATAGACAGGAGTACGACTCGATGGTCTTTGCCGAGCCGCTGGAAGTCGCCGCCTGCGTGGGGAACGTCTCGTGGCTGGACGACGAGCGGTTCGCCCACACCCACGCGGTGCTCTCCCGGCCCGACGGGGAGGCTATCGCGGGTCACCTGAACAGCGCGACCGTCTGGGCCGGCGAGCTGTACGTCAGGGCGTTCGAGCAGCCGCTGGAGCGCGGGCACGACGAACCGACCGATCTGGACCTCTGGGAGCTATAG
- a CDS encoding DNA polymerase II large subunit: MREADERYFETLETELDSAMAVAERARERGGDPKPEVEIPTARDMADRVENILGIDGVAERVRELEGEMSREEAALELVDDFVEGTVGDYDTREGKVEGAVRTAVALLTEGVVAAPIEGIDRVELLENDDGTEFINVYYAGPIRSAGGTAQALSVLVADYARALLGIEQYEARDEEIGRYAEEVDLYDKDTGLQYSPKEKETKFIAENMPIMLDGEATGDEEVSGYRDLERVDSNSARGGMCLVLAEGIALKAPKIQRYTRNLDEVDWPWLQDLIDGTIGDSDGDEGAASDDGDGDEEGEDSGADGGDERSGPPRVEPAKKYLRDLIAGRPVFSHPSKSGGFRLRYGRARNHGFATAGVHPATMHLVDDFLATGTQIKTERPGKAAGVVPVDSIEGPTVLLANGDVRRIDDMEEALEVRNGVEKILDLGEYLVNYGEFVENNHPLAPASYTVEWWEQDFDAAGADVQAMRDDPGIDLADPDSEEALDWATEYDAPLHPKYTYLWHDVSIEQLGALADAIDDGEVAATDGARETRPSAGSRNGERGDAERPASGDGNGDLVLPMTDPVQQALERLLVEHTQTEERIVVSDWLPLVRTLGFSRSLERDWTVEDLSEHARTYGEQEESDAIGYVDDELGDEAGRNAIEAVNEISPFEVRERAPTRIGNRMGRPEKSERRDLSPAVHTLFPIGEAGGSQRSVADATKHADSMSDTPGRVEVEVARRRCPDCGTEGHEARCPSCDALAETIYVCPDCEMEVEPDESGRAECQRCETLASPTQYKELDLQAIYREALRSAEERETAFETLKAVKGLTSEAKLPEPMEKGVLRAKHDVSAFKDGTVRYDMTDLPVTALRPAELDVEPERLRHLGYETDIHGDPLTHPDQLFELKVQDIVLSNGAAEHMLQTAAFVDDLLEQYYGLERYYEFDDRDDLVGELVFGMAPHTSAATVGRVIGFTTAAVGYAHPYFHAAKRRNCDGDEDCVMLLMDGLLNFSKSYLPDKRGGRMDAPLVMSSRIDPSEIDDEAHNMDIMDRYPREFYEATRELTDPAEVEDIMTIAEETLGTDREYTDFRHTHDTTNIAAGPDLSAYKTLGSMEEKMDAQLHLSRKLRAVVESDVAERIIEYHFLPDLIGNLRAFSRQEVRCLDCGEKYRRMPLTGDCRECGGRVNLTVHQGSVNKYIDTAIRVADEFGARDYTKQRLQILERKIESVFQNDHNKQSGIADFM; encoded by the coding sequence ATGCGGGAGGCCGACGAGCGCTACTTCGAGACGCTCGAAACCGAACTCGACTCGGCGATGGCCGTCGCCGAGCGGGCCCGCGAACGGGGCGGGGACCCAAAGCCCGAGGTCGAGATTCCGACGGCGCGGGACATGGCCGACCGCGTCGAGAACATCCTCGGCATCGACGGCGTGGCCGAACGGGTCCGGGAACTAGAGGGCGAGATGTCCCGCGAAGAGGCCGCGCTGGAACTGGTCGACGACTTCGTCGAGGGCACCGTCGGCGACTACGACACCCGCGAGGGGAAAGTCGAGGGAGCGGTCCGGACTGCGGTCGCGCTGCTGACCGAAGGCGTGGTCGCGGCCCCTATCGAGGGTATCGACCGCGTCGAACTGCTGGAGAACGACGACGGGACGGAGTTCATCAACGTCTACTACGCCGGCCCCATCCGCTCGGCGGGCGGGACCGCACAGGCGCTCTCCGTCCTCGTCGCCGACTACGCCCGGGCGCTGCTGGGCATCGAGCAGTACGAGGCCCGCGACGAGGAGATCGGCCGCTACGCCGAGGAGGTCGACCTCTACGACAAGGACACCGGGCTCCAGTACTCGCCCAAGGAGAAGGAGACGAAGTTCATCGCCGAGAACATGCCCATCATGCTGGACGGCGAGGCCACGGGCGACGAGGAGGTGTCGGGCTACCGGGACCTCGAACGGGTGGACTCGAACTCCGCCCGCGGCGGGATGTGTCTCGTCCTCGCCGAGGGTATCGCCCTCAAAGCCCCGAAGATCCAGCGCTACACCCGCAATCTGGACGAGGTCGACTGGCCGTGGCTGCAGGACCTCATCGACGGGACGATAGGGGACAGCGACGGCGACGAGGGGGCGGCCTCGGACGACGGGGACGGCGACGAGGAGGGCGAGGACAGCGGAGCGGACGGCGGCGACGAGCGCTCGGGGCCGCCCCGCGTCGAGCCCGCGAAGAAGTACCTCCGCGACCTCATCGCCGGCCGGCCCGTCTTCTCGCACCCCTCGAAGTCCGGAGGCTTTCGGCTGCGCTACGGCCGCGCACGCAACCACGGCTTCGCGACCGCGGGCGTCCATCCGGCGACGATGCATCTGGTCGACGACTTCCTCGCGACCGGGACGCAGATAAAGACCGAACGGCCGGGGAAAGCCGCCGGCGTCGTCCCCGTCGACTCCATCGAGGGACCGACGGTGCTGCTCGCGAACGGCGACGTCCGGCGCATCGACGACATGGAGGAGGCCCTGGAAGTGCGCAACGGCGTCGAGAAGATACTGGACCTGGGCGAGTATCTCGTCAACTACGGCGAGTTCGTCGAGAACAACCACCCGCTCGCGCCCGCGTCCTACACCGTCGAGTGGTGGGAACAGGACTTCGACGCCGCCGGCGCGGACGTACAGGCGATGCGGGACGACCCCGGCATCGACCTCGCCGACCCGGACAGCGAGGAGGCCCTCGACTGGGCCACGGAGTACGACGCCCCGCTGCACCCGAAGTACACCTATCTCTGGCACGACGTGAGCATCGAGCAACTGGGGGCGCTGGCCGACGCTATCGACGACGGGGAGGTCGCGGCGACCGACGGGGCGCGCGAGACCCGGCCGTCGGCCGGGTCTCGGAACGGCGAGCGGGGAGATGCCGAGCGACCCGCGAGCGGGGACGGCAACGGCGACCTCGTCTTGCCGATGACCGACCCCGTCCAGCAGGCGCTCGAACGGCTGCTCGTCGAGCACACGCAGACCGAGGAGCGTATCGTCGTCTCCGACTGGCTCCCGCTGGTCCGCACGCTCGGGTTCAGTCGCTCGCTGGAACGGGACTGGACCGTCGAGGACCTCTCCGAGCACGCCCGGACCTACGGCGAGCAGGAGGAGAGCGACGCCATCGGCTACGTCGACGACGAGCTGGGCGACGAGGCGGGCCGGAACGCCATCGAAGCGGTCAACGAGATATCCCCCTTCGAGGTCCGCGAGCGGGCGCCGACCCGCATCGGCAACCGGATGGGGCGCCCCGAGAAGTCCGAGCGCCGGGACCTCTCGCCGGCAGTGCACACGCTCTTTCCCATCGGCGAGGCCGGCGGCTCACAGCGCAGCGTCGCCGACGCGACGAAACACGCCGACTCGATGAGCGACACCCCGGGCCGCGTCGAGGTGGAGGTGGCCCGTCGGCGCTGTCCCGACTGCGGCACCGAGGGCCACGAAGCCCGCTGTCCGTCGTGTGACGCGCTCGCCGAGACCATCTACGTCTGTCCGGACTGCGAGATGGAGGTCGAACCCGACGAGTCCGGCCGGGCCGAGTGCCAGCGCTGTGAGACGCTGGCGTCGCCGACCCAGTACAAGGAACTGGACCTGCAGGCCATCTACCGGGAGGCCCTGCGAAGCGCCGAGGAACGGGAGACGGCCTTCGAGACGCTGAAAGCGGTCAAGGGCCTCACGAGCGAGGCCAAGCTCCCCGAACCGATGGAGAAGGGCGTCCTCCGGGCGAAACACGACGTCTCGGCGTTCAAGGACGGCACCGTCCGCTACGACATGACCGACCTGCCGGTGACGGCGCTGCGCCCGGCCGAACTCGACGTCGAGCCAGAGCGCCTGCGCCATCTGGGCTACGAGACAGACATCCACGGCGACCCACTCACGCATCCGGACCAGCTGTTCGAGCTCAAGGTCCAGGACATCGTGCTCTCGAACGGCGCCGCCGAACACATGCTCCAGACCGCCGCCTTCGTCGACGACCTGCTAGAGCAGTACTACGGACTCGAACGGTACTACGAGTTCGACGACCGCGACGACCTCGTCGGCGAACTGGTCTTCGGGATGGCGCCACACACCAGTGCGGCCACAGTTGGCCGAGTTATCGGATTTACGACGGCTGCGGTCGGATACGCGCATCCGTACTTTCACGCCGCGAAGAGAAGGAACTGCGATGGTGACGAAGATTGCGTGATGCTCCTGATGGATGGTTTGTTGAATTTTAGTAAATCATATTTACCTGACAAACGCGGCGGTCGGATGGACGCTCCGCTCGTCATGTCCTCGCGCATCGACCCCTCCGAAATCGACGACGAGGCCCACAACATGGACATCATGGACCGGTACCCCCGCGAGTTCTACGAGGCGACGCGGGAACTCACCGACCCCGCGGAGGTCGAGGACATCATGACGATAGCGGAGGAGACGCTGGGCACGGACCGCGAGTACACCGATTTCCGCCACACCCACGACACCACGAACATCGCCGCGGGGCCGGACCTCTCGGCGTACAAGACGCTGGGGTCGATGGAGGAGAAGATGGACGCCCAGCTGCATCTCTCCCGCAAGCTGCGGGCCGTCGTCGAGTCCGACGTGGCCGAACGCATCATCGAGTACCACTTCCTGCCCGACCTCATCGGGAACCTGCGGGCCTTTTCGCGGCAGGAAGTGCGCTGTCTGGACTGCGGCGAGAAGTACCGGCGGATGCCCCTGACCGGCGACTGCCGGGAGTGTGGCGGCCGCGTCAATCTGACCGTCCACCAGGGGTCGGTCAACAAGTACATCGACACTGCGATTCGCGTCGCCGACGAGTTCGGCGCCCGAGACTACACCAAACAGCGGTTGCAGATTCTGGAGCGGAAAATCGAGTCGGTGTTCCAGAACGACCACAACAAGCAGTCCGGCATCGCTGATTTCATGTAA